The following are from one region of the Mustela lutreola isolate mMusLut2 chromosome 7, mMusLut2.pri, whole genome shotgun sequence genome:
- the LOC131835323 gene encoding olfactory receptor 6E1, with amino-acid sequence MRNHTTVTEFVLLGLSDACELQMLIFLGLLLTYLLTLLGNLLIVGITLMDRRLHIPMYYFLRNFAVLEIWFTSVIFPKMLTNILTGYKTISLPGCFLQFFLYFFLGTTEFFLLAVMSFDRYVAICNPLRYATIMSKRVCVQLVLCSWTAGFLLIIFPSFITFQQPFCGPNIINHFFCDNFPLLELICADTSLIELLGFITANISLLGTLSVTATCYGHILHTILRIPSAKERQKAFSTCSSHIIVVSLFYGSCIFMYVRSGKGIEGEDKNKVVALLNTVVTPMLNPFIYTLRNKQVKQVFRERMSKLLS; translated from the coding sequence ATGAGGAACCACACCACTGTCACTGAGTTTGTCCTGCTCGGGCTCTCAGATGCTTGTGAGCTACAGATGCTTATCTTCCTGGGGCTGCTCCTGACCTACCTCCTCACTCTGCTGGGGAACCTCCTCATTGTGGGCATCACCCTCATGGACAGGCGTCTCCACATCCCAATGTACTACTTCCTCCGCAACTTTGCTGTCCTGGAGATCTGGTTCACCTCGGTCATCTTCCCCAAGATGCTGACCAACATCCTGACTGGATACAAGACCATTTCTCTCCCAGGTTGCTTTCTCCagtttttcctctatttcttcctgggcACCACCGAGTTCTTCCTACTGGCAGTGATGTCCTTTGACAGGTATGTGGCCATATGTAACCCCTTGCGTTATGCCACCATCATGAGCAAAAGGGTCTGTGTCCAGCTAGTTCTTTGTTCATGGACGGCAGGATTTCTTCTCATCATCTTTCCAAGTTTCATCACTTTTCAACAGCCATTCTGTGGCCCCAATATCATTAATCATTTCTTCTGTGACAACTTCCCACTCCTGGAGCTCATCTGTGCAGACACGAGTCTGATAGAGCTCCTGGGCTTTATTACGGCCAATATCAGTTTACTGGGCACGTTGTCCGTGACGGCCACCTGCTATGGCCACATCCTCCACACCATCCTGCGCATCCCCTCAGCCAAGGAGAGGCAGAAAGCCTTCTCAACCTGCTCCTCCCACATCATTGTCGTGTCTCTCTTCTATGGAAGCTGCATCTTCATGTACGTCCGATCAGGGAAGGGCATTGAGGGAGAGGACAAAAACAAGGTGGTGGCCTTGCTCAATACCGTGGTGACCCCGATGCTCAATCCCTTCATCTACACCCTGAGGAACAAACAGGTGAAGCAGGTGTTTAGAGAGCGAATGAGCAAGCTCCTCTCATAA